Proteins from one Belonocnema kinseyi isolate 2016_QV_RU_SX_M_011 chromosome 8, B_treatae_v1, whole genome shotgun sequence genomic window:
- the LOC117177812 gene encoding activated RNA polymerase II transcriptional coactivator p15 produces MPKSKEFVESDDSSASGSSSESEKKGKKRQKKEIKEKEVKGASSSKKSKNENDEPVWEIGQNRRVTIRKWKGKTFIDIRQMYIDNNGDLKHGKQGISLSPELWKGFMEVVDEVNKTVQEQC; encoded by the exons atgCCAAAATCAAAGGAATTTGTTGAAAGCGACGATAGCAGTGCCAGTGGCAGCTCTTCGGAG tccgaaaagaaaggaaagaaaaggcAGAAGAAAGAGATCAAAGAGAAGGAGGTCAAAGGCGCATCATCCAGCAAGAAATCGAAGAACGAAAACGATGAACCAGTGTGGGAAATCGGCCAGAACCGCCGGGTCACTATTCGAAAATGGAAAGGAAAAACATTCATCGACATTCGTCAGATGTACATAGATAATAACGGAGATTTGAAGCACGGCAAACAGG GAATATCGTTGTCCCCAGAACTTTGGAAAGGATTCATGGAAGTAGTGGATGAGGTTAACAAGACTGTCCAAGAACAATGTTAA